The Lolium rigidum isolate FL_2022 chromosome 2, APGP_CSIRO_Lrig_0.1, whole genome shotgun sequence genomic interval AGAGATTTATTTAAGCATTGGTCAGGCTTCATGGCTGCACTTCGGGGTGTTTACACATGGGTTTTGTTTTGTGGGTCTAATTTGTTCATATAGCCATACAAGGATGAGCCTGGCGTGGACTATCAACTTGCCAATCTGGCTCAGCGGCACTTAAACTTACCAATGCAGCTGTCCAGCTTTGGACAAAGCTGACACAGTACTTGAAAACAGTATATATATACATACTAGGCATGTAGCTTTCTCTTACATTATTTTGCTCCATATTTTTCTGTATTTTTGGTGCTCACATGTTGCAATTGTTCACTTGTGTTTCACAATCACAATTACAATAGGTCGGCATGAACTGAAAGTAAACTTTCCACAATCACAATTAGAATAGGTCGCCGTGAACTGAAAGTAAACTTTCTGGAGCAATCTCGTGCACGCAGTTGGCTATTTGCTGATGCCAGCGTGTATCAATATTCAATCGGTACAGAGGCAACACTGAGATATCTGCACTTCTCAATATATGTATGCTGTTTGAAAACATCAATTAGTATTTAATATGCTGCTCTGTTATCTGTACTTCTTAGCTTTTTTATGTCGCTACATATTTGTGCGTATAATGTGCTTGTTAATGGCTGTCTTTACTCCTAATATACTTCAGGAATCGTGCAAACAATCGGCGGAAGGCTGGAGGTGTGTGTCATTTTGATGCAGTTACTTATATATTTCATAGGCACGAGCTATGTTTTCCTTTTGTTGTGTGTTGGGTCCGTATGGTGCACAAGGTCTCACCAATTAGTCGCTGACTCAATATGACTTGATCCAGATATGGTATTCACTCATTATGCCTCAAAATTTGTCTAGGAATGTTCTTAGATGTCTACATTTGTCCAACTACTGTGGTTGTTCGTTGATACAAATGCACATAACAGTATGTTCGCTGCACTTACCACATTGATAGCAGTAAAAGGAGATCTTTAATGCACCAACATCCCTCTATGCTCCCCCCTTTGCACTATTGCATCAATTTAATATATGCCAATACAACACTCTACAACAGTCGCACATCTAATGCAAGTCACCTGCAAATTATGACCATAATCTACTACTTTAGCCTTTTTTACAAGAAAATGGTGCTTGCTGTTTTATTTTATGGCTTCTCAGAAACTCCTATCGTAGAGATGTCTGCACtttcattttatttatttctaATGAAGTTTTGATGGCTTGTATTTTCCTCGTAAATGTTGACTATGTCGATCTGTATTTTTAAGTGTGGCTAACATTTTGGACACTTACAATTGCTATTTCATCAAACAGGGGCCGAGAAAGCCATCTATTCATACAACAATGATGGAGAGAAGAGCCATGTTCCTTCACTGAAGAACCTTCCTCCAATTATACATCATGATGCTTTTGTCAGCAATGCTCAGAATGATCACAGTCATGCAAGATTAGTACCCTTGGAAGGATGTTCTGCTAGTGAGGCTGCACATCTTCACAGTGAACGTATGTTTCTCAGCGTGATTGCATACCGAACTGCCCTTTTAACTGCTAGTGGAATTTCTGTAATATAAGTTCTTATCTTTTAAATGCTGGGAATTGTTGCATGTTACTGGTGGCGGGACATTATACTTAAGAGTAACATAATTAAGGAAGTGTTTACAATATATTCTGTTATGAACTCACATGCTAACCACTGAATATCCACTTACTCAAATTGCGATAGCATGGAACACCTTTTGCACTTCATTCCCAGTTTGCATTCCCACTTACTAAAATTTCCAGGTTTGATATCTATTGCTGATAATGCACTCTTGTTGTTTTTTAAATTATATTGTCAACTGTTCGTTTTGTGACCATACTGGTGATTACTGAGAAATCACCAGAATTTGGGCAAGTTTAATTACTTACAGAGTTACGGTTACGGTCTAGTCGATCTGCACTGCTAGTTTATCCTACAAGCTGCATCTGGTGTATTATTTCTGGCTAAACTTATTCCCTATCAGTCACCAAGTGATAACGCTGTATCTCTGTAGGTTGGGCTGCTGCAATGAACTCGTATAATGACCCAAATGATTCCTCTGGTGAGCACTAATGTTGCAGTTAGTATTACATTGCTCCAATGGAGCTGTTAAAGCAAACATAGAGTCCTTTTGAAATTAGAGCTATCTTACTATGTTTGGCAGCTCAATTTTTTTCTTGTGTGTTGATTCTTGCTATACAAACTTGTTAGTTTACATTCGCCTGATATTGCTACGTATAAAAGTCAAATTTAGCTCCCTATAGTTTCAGGGAAGACTATTTGGACTGTCGTATTACAAAGCAGTTTTGCCATGTTGAGTGCTTATGTTGTATCCCGATCAGTATCATGTTAGTATATTAAAGTGAAATCACTCAAGAGTACGTAAGAGAATATACATAAGGAAGATAGAAGAAAGAAGATAAATTAGGAAGATAGAAGAAACAAAACGAAAATGATGTAACAGTTTTGTTTTTCCAACTAAATTCTTGACTGATTGTATGAGGTGCCTTGCTGACATGGCTCACTGGCTTACTCAGTGATCGAACCCTGTTGGATTTCACGTAAGCAATCACCGCCAGGCTGAAATTTGTACTAGTTTTGAGAGTTGATAGGGTTAAAAAAGATGGTTTTACAGTAGAGGTTCCAGTTTGAACTTTGAACTTCCATGTAAGCTGAAAATAAGGGGTCAAATTGGACTGTAGCATATTATATCCAGTCTGCATACCGTAATGTAATGATATCCTAGCAGAAATTCTGAAGATGTCTAAACTGGAAGTGTAGGGACATTTACTGTATTAATGAGTAGAGTGTATTTTAGATATTTATTATGGATGGAGTTCTAAGCACAAGCGTTGATTGCATGATCCAAGTTTTAGGACAACGATAAAGGATTCTCTAGTGGTCTTTTAATGTGATTTGTGTTAGCCTTCACTAACTGACGAGAGAAAATGCACATGAATCTGAAATGTTGCTGTGTAGTAGTGGCACTATCACGGGAACAGACAAAAATGATATTAAGATCAGAGTGAACCTGTATCACTGGGATAGTGCACTTGCGATGGTGTGCACTTCAAACATTATTATACATAGATTTCTTATGAAGATCATATTCAGCTACACTAGCCCAACCTCATATAATGGTGCCAATGTGAAGCAACAAAGCAAATTGCCTTGCTGCTAATGCTGCTAACTATTTTATGGCAGATAAACCAGTAATGTATGCTGGTTCTGGTGGATCATCATGGGGTCACGGTCAAATGAAACTTCCTCACCAGGTATGAACTGAACTAACAAATCATTGTTTGGGTATCCTCTTATTTTGTTGCTTTCTTGTACGCTGATTGCTCCGCTGTGGAAACTGGACATGTAGATGAACTTCCTTGAAGATCTGCGTCGTGCCGTAGATGCTCAAACGGGCTTGGCATCAGCGCTGGACAACACAACCTGGTATTAATCAAAGTCGAGCTGCATTCGTGGAGTGCCACAGATTTGTCTGAAGAAACTTTTTTGCCAGTTCTCTGTGCCCACTTTTGTATTTAAGCCATATGTATGGCATGCACAAATTTTAGTCTAACCTGTGGCTGCTTGGTCTCTCTAAAATGAAGCAGCAGTCAATTCCTCCTCTCTGTAACCTTACGGGGATTGAAGGCCAGCTTGCTGTTTGTAGTACCTGAATCACCGGGGCACTATTACTCATGCCTTAGGAATGTCTGGGTGGAAATTATATTTTTGTTCGAAGAATAGATTGTTGGATGTGTCCATTTTCTTAGCCCTTGGTTTTGAGCAGCTGTGTCAGATTTGTAGATTGCTTGTTGAAAGCCTTCATTTTAGCAGCAGTGGGTCCAAACATAACGAAAGTATCCGCTGCTGTGTTCTCCATGCTCTAGTTGACATAGTTCTCTTGGGTCGCATGAGAGCTGGGTATTATGTGAGTGAGAGAGAGTATCTAGTGCTACAGCTGGTCTGGGTGCTACTTGATTCCAAAGACATCGTAGGCGTTCAGTGGAATTGGACGTATGGGATGGAGAGGGCCCGTCTCCTTCGGTACACTTGCATCCGGCACCCCTAGTTGCGATGTATCTTGCAAAGTGGGCCTGAATGAGAAAGTTACTGAGACGAAATCTCAAGCTGTCCCTAGATCCTCGTCTAAGATTAACAAGATCCCACTGTAGCTTGACGCGCCGCTCCAGATCTCTCCGGCCATGAGCTATCTGCTGGTTCTGTGAGGAGATGTGCCAGTTGTAGCCTGTGGGAGGCCGCCTCCCTAGCTCGACTGCAAGATTCTTTGTCACCATGAATTCCAAGAAGGATGGGGAAGCTTCAAGTTTGGGCCTCCATGGCGATTTCGAGCCGTCTGTTCACTTGTTTGTTTTTCTTTCAGATTTTTGGTGCAGAAACTTTGAAGGAATTATCCGATACGATTAGACACTTTAGTCGATTGATTTTGAAGGAACAAATACAGATTTTAGTGGCTCAATGTCGATCTGCATGCTGTTTTTGCTCCTGCACTGCCATGAGGATGAAGGCAACATAAACTCTGCTGTTCTTGTGATAGAGCAACAAGATTTTGGGGGTCTAGATGCACATTTTCCTGCAGAGTGGAACGGAGCGAGTACTGGCTCAATTCTGGCCGTCCAATTAAATCTAACGTTCCTGGTGTGTGGAATCCAGTAGCATGTAAATGAGCTGTAGCACTACATACTTCCTCCTTAGTCGAGCTGTCTCCTTCTGCTACTTGTTTTGTTTCCTTTGCGCTGATTGGCAGTACACATGTATAGCACACTGCACGTCTGCACACTAATAATTTCAAGTAACAACACTTGTGAATAGGCGTCTGTTGGAAACTTCGGCAATGAATTTATGCTTCATTGTACTATTGCAGTACGCTGTCTGTATGAAGAAAAAGTGGCATTATGTTGTACTGTTCACTTGTATGGAAAATTGAAGGAGGTCTTCATCTATTGATAAACCAATGTGTCCAGAAACTGAAGGATCATACTGTATACGGTATAGATTCGggtgctcaccaagcacctgctcCAAAAGTCCACTCTCTAACCCTTAAAAATGGTGCTTAACAAAAGTTTGCAGGCATGAAAATATTATGGAGGAACCTAGTGTGCAGCGGTGGCCTCACGTTCATCCTCAACACCGTCGTCCTTGGATAGAAGTCCTCGTCGGGACAAGAGTGGAAGAGGGAGCAGACTTGGGGCGTTGTCGGGTGTCAACCTCATGGGCGACCATGACAAAGAGCTGAGTGGCAAGCATGATAGAGAGGACGACGGAAAAACCCATGATCTGTGGAGGGAGGAGAGCAGGTAGCAAGGAACCTCAGGAGATGCGCCGAGGCTGCTGGAGCTGGGATAGAAGCAGCCGGATGTAGGATGGAGGCGACGACGACTGGAGCTAGGACGGAGGCGGCCGGGTTTGGGGAGGAGGCTCCCTCTGCTGCGCGCTCGCTAGCTCGGTGGGCTGCCGTGTTGAGCCTCTGCCGATGTGCCTCGTTGGCTTCCTCTCGGGCGTCATCCTTAGCCTTCTTCAGCGTCTCGAAGGATGAGAGGATGGCCCTCTCCACCTACTTCTCCACCGGGTTAGGCCCGTCATCGCTccactcgtcgtcatcgtcccaCTCCTCTGCGGCCGCTGCCTCTTGCCGATGTTGTTGCTCCACATCGAATGCCGCGcgggctgcccactcctcctctgtcaCCCGCT includes:
- the LOC124692671 gene encoding uncharacterized protein LOC124692671 isoform X1; protein product: MADSNPADGIKRYTPPVHRNRANNRRKAGGAEKAIYSYNNDGEKSHVPSLKNLPPIIHHDAFVSNAQNDHSHARLVPLEGCSASEAAHLHSERWAAAMNSYNDPNDSSDKPVMYAGSGGSSWGHGQMKLPHQMNFLEDLRRAVDAQTGLASALDNTTWY
- the LOC124692671 gene encoding uncharacterized protein LOC124692671 isoform X2, with the protein product MADSNPADGIKRYTPPVHRNRANNRRKAGGAEKAIYSYNNDGEKSHVPSLKNLPPIIHHDAFVSNAQNDHSHARLVPLEGCSASEAAHLHSERWAAAMNSYNDPNDSSVMYAGSGGSSWGHGQMKLPHQMNFLEDLRRAVDAQTGLASALDNTTWY